From the genome of Thermosipho japonicus:
AAGTTCATTTCTAATGTCAAAATAATCTTGAACAGGATCCCTTCCTTCTATTCCTGAGATATCTACAATATGAGCTATTACACTACACCTTTCAACATGTCTTAAAAATACATTTCCAAGTCCTGCACCTTTACTTGCACCTTTTATAAGTCCTGGAATATCTGCAACTACAAACTGTAAATCATTTACCGTTACAACACCAAGATTAGGTATAGTGGTTGTAAATGGATAATTTGCAATTTTTGGTCTTGCATTGCTTATTTTTGATATAAATGAACTTTTTCCAACATTTGGATAACCAACAAGTCCTACATCTGCAAGAAGTTTTAATTCAAGAACTAACTTTCTCTCTTCTCCTTCAAAACCCCTTTCTGATATTTTTGGTGCTCTCATTGTAGAAGATTTAAAATGAATATTTCCACGGCCTCCTTTTCCTCCACGAGCTACACAGACAACCATTCCAGGCTTGTCAAGATCTGCTATTATTTCCCCTGTTTCAAAGTCTTTCACAACGGTGCCAACTGGAACATCTATTACCACGTCTTTTCCATTTCTTCCATGCATTTTCTTTCCTTTTCCATTTTCACCATTTTCAGCAATGTATTTTTTCTTTTCTGAAACACTTAAAAGAGTTGAAAGATTTGGATTAGCTTTTAAAAATACGTAGCCACCATTTCCACCATCTCCACCATCAGGGCCGCCTTTTGGTACGTACTTTTCGTGTCTAAAACTTGCAGAGCCATCTCCGCCTTTTCCACCTTTTACAAATATAACTATTCTGTCAATAAAATCTGCCTTTTGCATGTATACCACCTCACAATTATTTTACCAAAACAAAAATTCCCCCTTCAACGGGGGAATGGAGCCAACGGCGGGACTCGAACCCGCAACCTACGCATTACGAATGCGCCGCTCTACCGGTTGAGCTACGTTGGCACTATTACTCCTCATAGCAATTTTATCAAAAATACATTTATTGTCAATAAATTGGCATTTGCGTAAAAATACATATATTTTTTAAATATTTCATATATCAATCAAAAATTTTTGTAATTTGACAAAAAATTTTGAAAAGAGTATAATAAATTTTGAAAAGAGAAAATCGAAAAATAGGTCATATCAATAGTAGTGAAGAAACTAAAGCTGCCGATTTAATTATTTTAAAATTTTGAATCGTTGTTCAAAATTTTTGGAGGTGAGAGTAAATGTTACCAAAATGTCCGGTTTGCGGAAAACCAATGAAAGTAACTCAGCTAAAATGTGTGCATGATAATGTTACAGTTTCTGGAATGTTCACAGTTTCACCACTTGCATTTTTGGAAGAAGAAGATATGAATTTTATAATCTTGTTCTTAAGAAGTAGAGGAAATTTAAAAGAAATGGAACGTGTAACAGGTATTGGATATTTTACCCTCCGTGGAAGGCTTGAAAAGCTACTCGATAAAATGGGACTTAAACCAATCGGAGATTCTGAAGTTGATGATCAAGATGATGTTTTTGAAAAATTAAAGAAAAAATTGATTTCAGTGGAAGATGCTTTAAATATTATTAAGAGAAAAGGGGGAGAGAAAAATGAATGAAGAAATTAGAAAAGTTTTAGAGGCTCTTAAAAACGGAGAAATTACAACTGAAGAGGCAGAAGCACTTATTGAGGCAATAAAACAAAGAGAAGATTATAAAGAAGAAAATTTTGAAGGTTCAGATGAAAATGTTGAGACAAAAGTTGGAGAAGTAACGGTAATAGAAGAAGGAGAGGTATTTGAAGGAGATATAAATATTGTAAATGGAGAAGCTGTTATAAAAGGAATTGTAAATGGTGATTGTTCAATTGTTATGGGAAAATTAACATTTTCTGGTGAAGTAAAAGGAGACATGAATATTGTTGGCTCAAGGGTAAAATGGAATGGGGGAATTATAGACGGAAGTTTAAATATTGTAGCAAGTAAAGAAGAAGGCACTCCTCCAAAAGTTAAAGGAGGACTTACAAGAATAAACAATTTATTATTAAAGGGATTGTTTAAAGTATTTTTAAAACCATTTTTGTCAGGATTTGAAATTAAAAATGGAAATTTTAAAAAGTCTAAAAAGACTCAAAAATTTGAAACATTGATTGTAGAAGAAGGTAAAGAATTTAAAACTGATGATGATATTGTAGCCGAAGAAGTAATAGTTAAAGGAAAATTAGTCTGTGGAAATCTAAAAGCAGATGAGATAAGAGCTATTGGCACAATTTCTTGTGGAAATATTGAAACAGAAGAATTAATAGTTGAAGGGACTGTGAAAACGGGGAACGTAAAAGCCGAAAATATAACAGTTTATCAAGATGGATCAATTAGTTCAGGAAATGTACGTGCTGAAAATATAGAACTAAATGGAGTTATTTCATCAGGAAACGTTACATGCGAAGTTATCTGGGGGACTGGAAAATTGAATGCGGGGTGGCTTAACTGTGAGGAGAACAGACTCAACAAATAAACTTTTTACAAAGAATTTTTTGCTTTATATTGTTGGAAGATTAGTATCTTTAATAGGTTCAGGAATACAGATGATTGCAATTCCTTTGTATATTTTAGACGTTACAGGTTCAGGAGCTGCAATGGGAATATTTACTTTACTTAGCATTCTTCCAAGACTCTTGGTTGCCCCTTTTGCTGGGGTCTTGGGAGATAGGTTTAATAGAAAAAATATAATGGTTTTCACAGACTTTATCCGTGGATTTTTAATACTTTTTCTCGCACTACTTTCATATACAAATAGCCTCAGTATATTAATTTTATTTATAATCCAGGCATTTGTGGCAATGTTTGATGGCTTTTTTGGAGCTGCAACTACAGCCATGATTCCTGATATAGTTTCTGAGGATAAACTAAGGTCAGCAAATTCCGTACTTGGTAGTGTTAATTCTTTTTCTATGATAATCGGACCAATTTTAGGTGGAATTATATATGGAATTTTTGGAATATTTGCTGTATTTTTAATCAACGGTACTTCATTTGTACTATCGGCAATTAGTGAAATGTTTATTTTATATAATGTAAAATTTTCTAAAAAGTCTAAATTAAGTGTTTCTTCATTTTTTAGTGAATTCAAAGAAGGCTTAACTTTCATTTTTAAAAATGAAGGATTAAAATATCTATTTACATTTGCAATGATAACTAACTTTTTAATGTCTCCATTATTCCAGGTAGTTGAGCCGTATGTTTTAAGGCAGATAGTAAAAATGAGTGCTCAACAATACGGTTTTGTGCAAACATTTTTTACAATTGGAATGCTTGCAGGAAACGTCTTTCTAATGTCTCTTTTAAAAAATGCAAAAAACAAAACATTAATGATATCTGGAATATCTATTCAAAGTTTAGCAATTTTTGCATTTACAATATTGATTTTTCCAAACGTTCTTGTTAAATTTTCCATATGGAAATTTTTCTGGCTTACATCTATTATTTACTTTATAGTTGGTGCGTTTAATACTCTTGTAAATATTCCAATTTCAACAAATCTGCAACTCATGACCCCCTCTGAAATAAGGTCAAGAGTTTTCTCAACGCTTGAAATTTTTTCTCAGATTATGGTACCACTTGGTGCGGTCATATATGGATTTCTAATTGATGTTGTGGCCGCACACATTCTTTTCTTGGTAGTTAACTTTTTAGCCTTAGCTATATCTATTATTTTCTTTGTTATCGCACCACAACAGGTATATGAACCAAAAGCTGGGGGGGATTTTGATGCTGCAAGTTAAAAATCTTAAAAAAACATATGTTTCAAAAGGGAAAAAGGTGGAAGCAGTTAAAGGAATAACTTTCGAGACTGAAAAGGGAGAAATTTTTGCAATCTTAGGACCAAACGGTGCGGGAAAAACTACAACTATAAAGTCGATATTAAGACTTATAATCCCAGATGAAGGTGAAATCTATATAAACGGTATAGATGTTCACAAACATCCTTCACATGCACTAAAATATGTTTCTGCAGTTTTAGAAGGAAATAGAAATATTCATTGGAAAATGACAGTTTATGAAAACCTTAAGTACTTTGGTTATATAAGAGGTTTAGGAGGAAAATACTTAAAAAGTAGAATTTCTGAAATTTTGGAATTTGTAGAGCTAACTGAAAAAAAGAACGAACTTGCCGGAAAACTTTCAAGAGGTATGCAGCAAAGATTAGCTATTGGAATAGCTTTACTGCCAGATACTCCTCTAATCCTTTTAGATGAGCCTACACTCGGTTTGGATGTTGAGTCTTCATTAAAAGTAAGACAAATGCTTGAAAAACTTGCAAAAGATGGAAAAACCATACTCTTATCTACTCATGATATGCAACTTGTTGAAAAAGTGGCAAATCATGTGTTGATTATAAATAAAGGTAGGGTAGTTGTTAGTGATAAAAAAGAAAAACTTTTAGATGCATTCAAGAAAAAAAGATTTAAAATAAGTTTTTTAAGTAATAATGGTTACAAAGAACTTGAAAAATTTGGAACAGTTGTTGAAGAAAACGGAGAAAAGATTTTAAACATTCAAATTGATAACATGGATCAATTATATGAAGTTCTTGAGCATTTTAAGAATAAAAACATTGAAATAAAGCGCCTTGAAAGTGTAATGGTTAACTTTGAAGAGGTTTTTGTAAATATAGTAAGAGGTGATGAAGATGGTTTATCTTAACGTGTTTAAAGGAACTGTTTTGAGAGTAATTTCAGAACTTAAAAGATATTATTTAAATACTATATCTTTTTTCACAATTATGACAATGCTGTTTTACTTTATGGTCTTGGGAGTAACAAAGTTTGGAAATCCTGCAAATTTAGGCGAAAGTATTCAGGCACTTGCAATAGGTTATATTGTATGGTTCACTTTTTTGGGGACCATTACAGATTTGTCGTGGACAATTATAAATGAGATGAGTATAGGATTAATTGAGCAAGCATTTATTTCACCAGTTGGCCCTTCAACAATTTACCTTTTTTACCAGTTTTCTAATTTTTTAATAATGATCC
Proteins encoded in this window:
- a CDS encoding MFS transporter; translation: MRRTDSTNKLFTKNFLLYIVGRLVSLIGSGIQMIAIPLYILDVTGSGAAMGIFTLLSILPRLLVAPFAGVLGDRFNRKNIMVFTDFIRGFLILFLALLSYTNSLSILILFIIQAFVAMFDGFFGAATTAMIPDIVSEDKLRSANSVLGSVNSFSMIIGPILGGIIYGIFGIFAVFLINGTSFVLSAISEMFILYNVKFSKKSKLSVSSFFSEFKEGLTFIFKNEGLKYLFTFAMITNFLMSPLFQVVEPYVLRQIVKMSAQQYGFVQTFFTIGMLAGNVFLMSLLKNAKNKTLMISGISIQSLAIFAFTILIFPNVLVKFSIWKFFWLTSIIYFIVGAFNTLVNIPISTNLQLMTPSEIRSRVFSTLEIFSQIMVPLGAVIYGFLIDVVAAHILFLVVNFLALAISIIFFVIAPQQVYEPKAGGDFDAAS
- a CDS encoding DUF2089 domain-containing protein produces the protein MLPKCPVCGKPMKVTQLKCVHDNVTVSGMFTVSPLAFLEEEDMNFIILFLRSRGNLKEMERVTGIGYFTLRGRLEKLLDKMGLKPIGDSEVDDQDDVFEKLKKKLISVEDALNIIKRKGGEKNE
- the obgE gene encoding GTPase ObgE produces the protein MQKADFIDRIVIFVKGGKGGDGSASFRHEKYVPKGGPDGGDGGNGGYVFLKANPNLSTLLSVSEKKKYIAENGENGKGKKMHGRNGKDVVIDVPVGTVVKDFETGEIIADLDKPGMVVCVARGGKGGRGNIHFKSSTMRAPKISERGFEGEERKLVLELKLLADVGLVGYPNVGKSSFISKISNARPKIANYPFTTTIPNLGVVTVNDLQFVVADIPGLIKGASKGAGLGNVFLRHVERCSVIAHIVDISGIEGRDPVQDYFDIRNELEHFSKELAQKEEIIIANKIDLISKEELEKRLEKLRKETGKQIFPTSIITGEGIEKVVYKLAEIVKESKKFHTQSEVVNEQIKRPKPLWKELPERFNIEIIKEGNDFIVTGTYVEEWAKRLNLNQKDGYRKFMELLEKNGLESKLKEAGIKDGDTVWVAQRAFEYKE
- a CDS encoding ABC transporter ATP-binding protein, translated to MLQVKNLKKTYVSKGKKVEAVKGITFETEKGEIFAILGPNGAGKTTTIKSILRLIIPDEGEIYINGIDVHKHPSHALKYVSAVLEGNRNIHWKMTVYENLKYFGYIRGLGGKYLKSRISEILEFVELTEKKNELAGKLSRGMQQRLAIGIALLPDTPLILLDEPTLGLDVESSLKVRQMLEKLAKDGKTILLSTHDMQLVEKVANHVLIINKGRVVVSDKKEKLLDAFKKKRFKISFLSNNGYKELEKFGTVVEENGEKILNIQIDNMDQLYEVLEHFKNKNIEIKRLESVMVNFEEVFVNIVRGDEDGLS
- a CDS encoding SHOCT-like domain-containing protein, yielding MNEEIRKVLEALKNGEITTEEAEALIEAIKQREDYKEENFEGSDENVETKVGEVTVIEEGEVFEGDINIVNGEAVIKGIVNGDCSIVMGKLTFSGEVKGDMNIVGSRVKWNGGIIDGSLNIVASKEEGTPPKVKGGLTRINNLLLKGLFKVFLKPFLSGFEIKNGNFKKSKKTQKFETLIVEEGKEFKTDDDIVAEEVIVKGKLVCGNLKADEIRAIGTISCGNIETEELIVEGTVKTGNVKAENITVYQDGSISSGNVRAENIELNGVISSGNVTCEVIWGTGKLNAGWLNCEENRLNK